In one Leptogranulimonas caecicola genomic region, the following are encoded:
- a CDS encoding PTS sugar transporter subunit IIA → MGLFDRLFKGNPKEAKPAKLEVLAPIDGELVAIESVSDPVFAQKTMGDGIAIVPSGTALIAPMDGELSALFPTGHAYGVEKDGLSVMVHAGVDTVELEGAGFEVKAAQGDSVAAGDAVILMNPATIKEAGFDPTVIVVVLEAPEGKTLSKRDLGPVKAGEPILWFD, encoded by the coding sequence ATGGGACTGTTCGATCGCTTGTTTAAGGGAAATCCCAAAGAGGCCAAACCCGCCAAGCTGGAGGTGTTGGCTCCCATCGATGGCGAGCTGGTGGCCATCGAGTCTGTGTCCGACCCTGTCTTTGCCCAGAAGACCATGGGCGACGGCATCGCCATCGTCCCCTCCGGCACTGCGCTGATAGCCCCTATGGACGGCGAGCTCTCTGCGCTGTTCCCCACGGGCCATGCCTATGGCGTGGAGAAGGATGGCCTCTCTGTCATGGTGCATGCGGGCGTCGATACGGTCGAGCTGGAAGGCGCGGGCTTCGAGGTGAAGGCTGCTCAGGGCGACTCGGTCGCTGCTGGCGACGCCGTCATCCTTATGAACCCGGCCACCATCAAAGAGGCTGGTTTTGACCCTACCGTCATAGTCGTGGTGCTTGAAGCCCCTGAGGGCAAGACGCTCTCCAAGCGCGATCTTGGTCCTGTCAAGGCTGGCGAACCCATCCTCTGGTTCGACTAA
- a CDS encoding FUSC family protein: MAHTTHSSFYQLLQLSPTALWAAIRTAQGRERTRLVFAMAVRSLLLVAFAILFIGGLTPVFGAENSCLVVGGFCMLLGIKFVSFGYNAKDSVLALALVLALTVAGGQVTALGMPWLSFAANLVFLGIVLLLVAQDPRMGNAGTYVFAYVFVSQTPVTGQALGLRWMLAGVLLLLCAGVLLHKHLHAHAQVRLGDVLRASSFKNPETRWRLRMAIAVALVLLAGDLLQVPRSLWMGYACMSVLLPYDPEGNKATTTLRRGLQRAGGVLAGSALYWLLAAIVPPEAHNLFGPIAGLCIGFSAHYFWNNVLNCFGALLLASALYGAAGSALLRVGDNLLGILFALACALLWSWMDSWHAAQAQKER, translated from the coding sequence ATGGCTCATACCACCCATTCCAGTTTTTATCAGCTGCTGCAACTCTCGCCCACTGCCCTTTGGGCTGCCATCCGCACCGCCCAAGGACGCGAGCGCACCCGTCTGGTCTTTGCCATGGCGGTGCGCTCGCTCTTGCTGGTGGCCTTCGCCATCCTCTTCATAGGCGGGCTCACGCCGGTATTTGGCGCTGAGAACAGTTGTTTGGTGGTAGGCGGCTTCTGCATGCTGCTGGGCATCAAGTTTGTGTCCTTTGGCTACAACGCCAAGGACTCAGTACTGGCTTTGGCTCTAGTCCTGGCCCTTACGGTGGCCGGCGGACAAGTGACCGCCCTGGGGATGCCCTGGCTCTCCTTTGCTGCCAACCTGGTGTTTCTGGGCATCGTCTTGCTGCTGGTAGCCCAAGATCCCCGCATGGGAAACGCCGGCACCTATGTATTCGCCTACGTCTTTGTGAGCCAGACGCCGGTGACAGGACAGGCACTGGGCCTGCGCTGGATGCTGGCAGGGGTGTTGCTGCTGCTATGCGCGGGCGTGCTTTTGCACAAGCACCTGCATGCCCATGCCCAGGTGCGGCTTGGCGATGTGCTGCGCGCCTCCTCTTTCAAAAACCCCGAGACCCGCTGGCGCCTGCGCATGGCTATAGCGGTGGCCTTAGTGCTTTTGGCAGGCGATCTTTTGCAGGTGCCCCGAAGCCTCTGGATGGGCTACGCCTGCATGTCGGTGCTTCTGCCCTACGATCCCGAGGGCAACAAAGCCACCACCACCCTCCGTCGCGGCTTGCAGCGGGCAGGTGGCGTGCTGGCAGGAAGCGCCCTCTATTGGCTGCTGGCCGCCATCGTGCCTCCTGAGGCCCACAACCTCTTTGGCCCCATCGCCGGCCTGTGCATTGGCTTTTCTGCCCACTACTTTTGGAACAACGTGCTCAACTGCTTTGGCGCCTTGCTTTTGGCCAGCGCCCTCTACGGCGCTGCCGGAAGCGCCTTGCTACGCGTAGGCGACAACCTCTTAGGCATCCTCTTTGCTCTCGCCTGCGCCCTGCTGTGGTCCTGGATGGACAGTTGGCACGCCGCCCAAGCCCAAAAGGAGCGCTAG
- a CDS encoding ABC transporter permease has translation MRVCKYALKMAARRPLFFLIYAVGLSVMGVVMALAVTGAEPAGSLQDLVRPQLEWGLVDEDRSELVAGLIDSLGELGPRVEVAQDRLAQEEAVAQGSVDCLFIVPAGFEGAFLTAARAGESLPSVDAAYGFTGAGGALASAAAERWLASAALAAAAHPEASAAQVAEEAARAARKTASVELMATPDAAEAGSANTFTFYLEWSIYTTVASIIACTAALFTTFNRTDVRRRDLASPLTYRSFTLQVALAALAVTLACWFVSTAIGLLVFWQDALALGTIGLAFTLLASLAFMLFPLSVSFLAGQFGVSSQGANALGNLLGMAISFMGGAWISMTLLGSEIQAVARFTPGWWYTNALMSAQELAGSSHAAAVGSSILTDVGVVALFSVVLFCIALIAGKLREQTTCAGGNGAVQES, from the coding sequence GTGAGAGTGTGTAAGTACGCCCTGAAGATGGCCGCCCGAAGGCCGCTGTTCTTTCTCATCTATGCCGTGGGCTTAAGCGTCATGGGCGTAGTCATGGCGCTGGCAGTGACCGGGGCCGAGCCTGCCGGCAGCCTGCAGGACCTAGTGCGCCCCCAGCTGGAATGGGGTCTTGTAGACGAGGACCGCTCGGAGCTGGTGGCAGGCCTCATAGACAGCCTGGGCGAGCTGGGGCCGCGCGTAGAGGTGGCGCAGGATCGCCTGGCCCAGGAAGAAGCCGTGGCCCAGGGCAGCGTGGACTGCCTGTTCATAGTACCTGCCGGCTTTGAGGGGGCCTTTTTGACGGCCGCCCGCGCTGGAGAAAGCCTCCCCTCTGTGGATGCCGCCTATGGCTTTACCGGAGCCGGAGGGGCCCTCGCTTCTGCCGCAGCCGAGCGCTGGCTGGCCTCTGCTGCCTTGGCCGCTGCCGCTCATCCGGAAGCCTCAGCGGCTCAGGTGGCAGAAGAGGCCGCGCGCGCTGCTCGAAAGACAGCCTCTGTGGAGCTTATGGCCACCCCGGATGCCGCTGAGGCCGGCTCCGCCAATACCTTCACGTTTTATTTGGAATGGTCCATCTACACCACCGTCGCCTCCATCATCGCCTGCACGGCAGCGCTCTTCACCACCTTCAACCGCACCGACGTTCGTCGCCGCGACCTGGCGAGCCCTCTCACCTATCGCTCCTTCACCCTCCAGGTAGCCTTGGCTGCCCTGGCGGTCACGCTGGCCTGTTGGTTTGTCTCCACCGCCATCGGCCTTTTGGTCTTTTGGCAGGATGCGCTGGCACTGGGGACCATCGGCCTTGCCTTCACGCTTCTGGCTTCGCTGGCCTTCATGCTCTTCCCGCTTTCAGTGTCGTTCTTGGCCGGCCAGTTTGGCGTGAGCTCTCAAGGCGCCAATGCGTTGGGGAATCTTTTGGGCATGGCCATCTCCTTTATGGGAGGAGCGTGGATCTCCATGACGCTTCTAGGCTCTGAGATCCAAGCGGTGGCCCGTTTCACACCGGGCTGGTGGTACACCAACGCCCTTATGAGCGCTCAAGAGCTGGCTGGATCTTCCCATGCAGCTGCGGTGGGATCATCCATTCTCACCGATGTAGGCGTGGTGGCGCTCTTCTCGGTCGTGCTTTTCTGCATAGCCCTCATCGCAGGGAAGCTCCGAGAGCAAACGACTTGTGCCGGAGGCAATGGGGCGGTTCAGGAGAGTTAG
- a CDS encoding ABC transporter permease produces the protein MCKNWRLALLALVRDKNFLIWCLGLPLGLATIFIFMFQPIDKLAGLDQLPIAAVRLDATQAASPQGQAYTQFLEALGGAADGASGSPTITVDWQDSAEEARQAVQGSQGAEKPLLGLVRLGPDSQLTFEAAPTNDSVTQMEQSVIASVCDSWQARMDAAVTLAAQDPALLAHTSVQAALADATDLVQKVSLTENSPRETCAFYFALLGFTALMCAQNSLLAALTLVPGASACGSRITASGQPRGRQMLIWLMASWTASFAGLVICLAYVCWAASIDFGARTGLVVLALAAASFMATGLGGLVAVAGPRETGAKEGVLTTVTCVGALFAGLYGEPVMEMANNLAEAAPVTAWINPVRQVMESLSALIYYDSLAPFWMHLGLVAAAGAICCTVGVLRLRRLRRESV, from the coding sequence ATGTGCAAAAACTGGCGCCTCGCGCTACTGGCCCTGGTGCGAGACAAAAACTTTCTCATCTGGTGTCTCGGCCTGCCGTTGGGCCTCGCCACCATCTTCATCTTCATGTTCCAGCCCATCGACAAGCTCGCCGGCCTCGACCAGCTGCCCATCGCCGCTGTGCGCTTGGACGCCACCCAGGCCGCCTCTCCTCAAGGCCAAGCCTACACCCAGTTCCTGGAAGCCTTAGGAGGCGCCGCGGACGGCGCCTCCGGATCGCCTACCATCACCGTGGACTGGCAGGACAGTGCCGAGGAGGCCCGCCAGGCAGTCCAAGGGTCCCAAGGCGCCGAGAAGCCCCTCCTAGGCTTGGTGCGCTTGGGCCCCGACTCCCAGCTCACCTTCGAAGCGGCCCCCACCAACGACTCGGTGACCCAGATGGAGCAGTCCGTCATCGCGTCTGTCTGCGACAGCTGGCAGGCCCGCATGGATGCCGCCGTCACCCTGGCTGCCCAAGACCCTGCCCTGCTGGCTCACACCAGCGTCCAGGCCGCCCTGGCAGATGCGACAGACTTGGTGCAGAAAGTCTCCCTTACCGAGAATAGCCCCCGTGAGACCTGCGCTTTTTACTTTGCCCTGCTAGGATTTACCGCCCTGATGTGTGCCCAAAACAGCCTCCTGGCTGCGCTGACGCTGGTGCCGGGCGCCTCGGCCTGCGGATCGCGCATCACCGCCTCGGGCCAGCCCCGAGGCCGCCAGATGCTCATTTGGCTCATGGCCTCTTGGACCGCTTCTTTCGCAGGCCTTGTCATCTGCCTCGCCTATGTGTGCTGGGCCGCTTCCATCGACTTTGGCGCCCGCACCGGCTTGGTGGTGCTGGCACTGGCAGCAGCTTCCTTCATGGCCACGGGCCTAGGCGGCCTCGTCGCGGTAGCCGGCCCTCGTGAAACGGGCGCCAAGGAGGGCGTCCTCACCACCGTCACTTGCGTAGGCGCGCTCTTTGCAGGCCTCTACGGCGAACCGGTCATGGAGATGGCCAACAACCTGGCCGAAGCCGCGCCGGTCACTGCCTGGATCAACCCCGTGCGCCAGGTGATGGAGTCCTTATCGGCGTTGATCTATTACGACAGCCTGGCCCCCTTCTGGATGCATCTGGGCTTGGTGGCCGCCGCAGGAGCCATTTGTTGCACGGTAGGAGTGCTGCGTCTAAGGAGGCTGCGCCGTGAGAGTGTGTAA
- a CDS encoding ABC transporter ATP-binding protein: protein MNESTSPSAAVRVDNLVKRYGAFVAVDHISFEIEPGEVFGLLGPNGSGKTTTIDCILQLLSYDKGEISLFGQPMAPTRYDLKRRLGVVPQNIAVFDELTVRENIDYFCGLYVTDKARRAQCVEAAIEFCGLEDFTAWRPKRLSGGLLRRLNIACGIAHKPDLAFFDEPTVAVDAQSRAQILEGIRAMNQAGATVVYTSHYMEEVEELCDRVAILDHGHIIAAGTVDELKAQVKAGETISVELPELPDGLAQKLKAMPRCLQAAYKDHTLTVRCANGPHNLLDVLGVVRDCHGVPGRVWSQPPTLNDVFLELTGRELRD from the coding sequence ATGAACGAAAGCACCTCGCCTTCCGCCGCAGTGAGGGTGGACAATCTGGTGAAGCGCTACGGCGCCTTTGTGGCAGTGGACCACATCTCCTTTGAGATCGAGCCTGGGGAAGTCTTTGGCCTCCTTGGCCCCAACGGCTCCGGCAAGACCACCACTATCGATTGCATCCTGCAACTGCTGAGCTACGACAAAGGCGAGATTTCTCTCTTTGGCCAACCCATGGCCCCCACCCGCTACGACCTCAAGCGGCGTCTGGGCGTGGTGCCTCAAAACATCGCCGTCTTCGACGAGCTCACTGTGCGCGAGAATATCGACTACTTTTGCGGCCTCTATGTGACCGACAAGGCTCGTCGCGCCCAGTGCGTCGAAGCCGCCATCGAGTTTTGCGGCCTGGAAGATTTTACAGCCTGGCGCCCCAAGAGGCTCTCCGGCGGCCTGTTGCGGCGCTTAAATATCGCCTGCGGCATCGCCCACAAGCCTGACCTGGCCTTTTTCGACGAGCCCACCGTGGCGGTAGACGCTCAGAGCCGAGCCCAGATCCTGGAGGGCATCCGCGCCATGAACCAGGCGGGCGCCACGGTGGTCTACACCTCCCACTACATGGAGGAGGTAGAGGAGCTCTGCGATCGCGTGGCCATCTTGGACCACGGCCACATCATCGCCGCCGGCACGGTAGACGAGCTTAAGGCCCAGGTAAAGGCAGGCGAGACCATCTCGGTGGAGCTGCCGGAGCTTCCCGATGGCCTTGCCCAAAAGCTCAAGGCCATGCCCCGTTGCCTGCAGGCGGCCTATAAGGACCATACGCTGACGGTGCGCTGTGCCAACGGCCCCCACAACCTCTTGGACGTGCTGGGCGTGGTGCGCGACTGCCACGGAGTGCCCGGCCGCGTGTGGAGCCAACCGCCCACCTTGAACGACGTCTTCCTAGAGCTCACCGGCCGCGAGCTGCGCGATTAA
- a CDS encoding helix-turn-helix transcriptional regulator, with translation MIQAVAVLVGIGASLLAPALALDAPALLVALLLCCLFDLTGHRARTALVLASFGLLALWKPFSAFGPLVACLACASQKQPLRWLWIAPTLLNARFFELACASGLEIFSAALFVLARRSERALAEKRTLEAARDRLQERVMVLDEEKSVREAHTGQAASAAQEAMEGLTEREQSILSLVAEGLDNKEVAGRLYLSEGTVRNHVSAILRKKQLHNRTQLVALYFRGPNGSVGSS, from the coding sequence GTGATACAGGCGGTCGCCGTCCTTGTGGGCATCGGAGCCTCCCTGCTGGCCCCGGCGCTCGCCCTCGACGCCCCGGCTCTGCTCGTGGCTCTTTTGCTCTGCTGTCTTTTCGACCTTACCGGCCACCGTGCGCGCACCGCCTTGGTGCTGGCATCCTTTGGGCTTCTGGCGTTGTGGAAGCCCTTCTCGGCCTTTGGGCCTTTGGTGGCCTGTTTGGCCTGCGCCAGCCAAAAGCAGCCCTTGCGCTGGCTTTGGATAGCCCCCACACTGCTCAACGCTCGCTTCTTTGAGTTGGCCTGTGCCTCCGGGTTGGAGATCTTCTCGGCAGCCCTGTTTGTCTTGGCTCGCAGAAGCGAGCGCGCTCTGGCCGAGAAACGCACCTTGGAGGCCGCGAGAGACAGGCTGCAAGAGCGCGTCATGGTGCTGGACGAGGAGAAGAGCGTTCGGGAGGCTCATACGGGGCAGGCGGCTTCGGCGGCTCAGGAGGCGATGGAGGGGCTCACAGAGCGAGAGCAGTCCATCTTGAGCCTGGTGGCAGAGGGGCTCGACAACAAAGAGGTGGCCGGACGCCTCTATCTGTCTGAGGGCACTGTGAGAAACCACGTGAGCGCCATTTTGCGCAAAAAGCAGCTTCACAACCGCACTCAACTGGTGGCGCTCTACTTTAGAGGCCCCAATGGAAGCGTTGGGAGTTCATAG
- the pfkB gene encoding 1-phosphofructokinase, protein MIYTVTLNPALDKTIYVDNFSLDEVNRVRTLREDPGGKGINVTKVVEALGGSSEALALLGGSVGARIQQMLDAAHIKLHAFQVAGETRTNTKVVDEVRHTNTDINEPGAAVSATDLDSMLQVLLDLICPQDIVVLSGSLPAGAPADTYRTWIEACSAAGARVFLDASGEAFEKGLEAKPHLIKPNEVELGAMLGRALDTDDKVVEAARALVEDGISCVVVSRGGDGAVYVDKDHVVVARSPKVKVASTVGCGDSVVAALALGADTSMELDDLLVLAMATGSANAMQSGTQPAPLELVESLKEQVTFA, encoded by the coding sequence ATGATCTACACCGTCACGCTCAACCCAGCTCTCGACAAGACAATTTATGTGGACAACTTCTCCTTAGACGAGGTCAACCGCGTGCGCACCCTGCGCGAGGACCCCGGCGGCAAGGGCATCAACGTCACCAAGGTGGTGGAAGCTCTGGGCGGCTCCTCCGAGGCTTTGGCCCTCTTGGGCGGCTCGGTAGGCGCCCGCATCCAGCAGATGCTTGATGCGGCCCACATCAAGCTCCACGCCTTCCAGGTGGCTGGCGAGACCCGCACCAACACCAAGGTGGTGGACGAGGTGCGCCACACCAACACCGACATCAACGAGCCCGGCGCAGCCGTCTCTGCGACCGACCTCGATTCCATGCTCCAGGTGCTCTTGGACCTCATCTGCCCCCAAGACATCGTGGTCTTGAGCGGCAGCCTGCCTGCCGGCGCCCCTGCCGACACCTATCGCACCTGGATCGAGGCCTGCTCTGCCGCCGGCGCCCGCGTCTTTTTGGATGCCTCCGGCGAGGCCTTCGAGAAGGGCCTTGAGGCCAAGCCCCACCTCATCAAGCCCAACGAGGTGGAGTTAGGCGCCATGCTGGGCCGCGCCCTCGATACCGACGACAAGGTGGTGGAGGCAGCCCGCGCGCTGGTGGAGGACGGCATCTCTTGCGTAGTGGTCTCCCGAGGCGGCGACGGCGCGGTCTATGTGGACAAGGACCACGTGGTGGTAGCCCGCTCGCCCAAGGTCAAGGTGGCATCCACGGTGGGCTGCGGCGACTCGGTGGTGGCTGCGCTGGCTTTGGGCGCCGACACTTCCATGGAGCTTGACGACCTGCTGGTGCTGGCCATGGCCACCGGCTCCGCCAACGCGATGCAGTCGGGCACTCAGCCCGCGCCTCTGGAACTGGTGGAATCCCTCAAAGAGCAGGTGACCTTCGCCTAG
- a CDS encoding patatin-like phospholipase family protein, translating to MEPLSTQKVALVLEGGGLRGMFTAGVLDVFLEQGLVGFSHIYGVSAGAINGANFKAGQIGRFCRDTLAFRDNPEFMSLASLALTGNITGREFLFTKVNASLDPFDYAHFNASPVPFTAVASDLTFGTAAYLEVSRLPEQMDIIVASSSLPCLSEIVTWEGRRLLDGGTCDSVPVERALAEGAQQLIVVLTQHRGYRKSPTYSLMQVARRLYGDYPYYLEALASRGERYNQQLDHVFELEAAGVAHVVAPSAPVELDLLEEDGSKLLELYVDGRRMAMGLLQELGVASGGRPVVVSACEEGAN from the coding sequence ATGGAGCCATTGTCAACGCAAAAGGTAGCGCTGGTCCTTGAGGGCGGCGGCCTTCGCGGCATGTTCACCGCCGGCGTCTTGGACGTGTTTTTGGAACAAGGCCTTGTAGGCTTTAGTCACATCTACGGCGTCTCAGCCGGAGCCATCAACGGCGCCAATTTCAAAGCGGGCCAGATCGGCAGGTTTTGCCGCGACACCTTGGCCTTCAGAGACAACCCCGAGTTCATGAGCTTGGCTAGCCTGGCGCTCACCGGCAACATCACCGGCCGGGAATTTCTCTTCACCAAGGTCAATGCTTCCCTGGATCCTTTTGACTACGCTCATTTCAACGCCAGTCCGGTGCCCTTTACCGCCGTGGCCTCGGATCTCACCTTTGGCACGGCGGCCTATCTAGAGGTGAGCCGGCTTCCTGAGCAGATGGACATCATCGTGGCCTCCTCCTCGCTGCCCTGTCTCTCAGAGATCGTCACCTGGGAAGGCCGTCGCCTGCTGGACGGCGGCACCTGCGACTCTGTTCCGGTGGAGCGCGCTTTGGCGGAGGGTGCGCAGCAGCTTATCGTGGTGCTCACCCAACACCGGGGCTATCGCAAGTCCCCCACCTACTCGCTCATGCAGGTAGCGCGACGGCTCTATGGTGACTATCCCTACTACCTTGAGGCGTTGGCGAGCCGAGGAGAACGCTATAACCAGCAGCTGGACCACGTCTTCGAGCTGGAGGCTGCCGGAGTTGCCCACGTGGTGGCGCCTTCGGCGCCGGTGGAGCTGGACCTCCTGGAAGAGGACGGCTCAAAGCTGCTGGAGCTCTATGTGGACGGGCGTCGCATGGCCATGGGACTCCTTCAGGAGCTGGGAGTAGCGTCGGGAGGCCGTCCTGTGGTGGTATCTGCGTGTGAAGAAGGCGCGAACTAG
- the rplM gene encoding 50S ribosomal protein L13 has product MKSTKYAKPGEVARNWVLIDADGAILGRLATQIATILRGKNKPQYTPHTDTGDYVIVINADKVQLTGNKAAKKSYWRYSGWLGGLKTESFEEAMAKHPERVIEHAVKGMLPKTTLGRQQFGKLKVYAGPEHPHAAQNPVKIELEG; this is encoded by the coding sequence ATGAAGTCGACCAAGTACGCCAAGCCCGGCGAGGTCGCCCGCAATTGGGTCCTCATCGACGCTGACGGCGCCATCCTGGGCCGTCTGGCTACGCAGATTGCCACTATCCTGCGTGGCAAGAACAAGCCGCAGTACACCCCCCACACTGACACCGGCGATTACGTCATCGTCATCAATGCCGATAAGGTCCAGCTTACCGGCAACAAGGCTGCTAAGAAGAGCTATTGGCGCTATTCCGGCTGGCTGGGCGGTCTCAAGACTGAGTCCTTCGAGGAGGCCATGGCCAAGCACCCTGAGCGCGTCATCGAGCACGCTGTCAAGGGCATGCTTCCCAAGACCACTCTCGGTCGTCAGCAGTTTGGCAAGCTCAAGGTCTACGCTGGCCCCGAGCATCCCCATGCTGCCCAGAACCCCGTCAAGATCGAGCTGGAGGGCTAA
- the rpsI gene encoding 30S ribosomal protein S9, whose translation MAEKTVVYYGTGRRKEAVARVRIVPGTGKFTVNGKDALTYFGRQHLVDVALAPFRVTDTQGSFDVIANCNGGGISGQSGAVRLGVARALLEAGDYRPELKKAGYLTRDARAVERKKYGLKKARKRPQFSKR comes from the coding sequence ATGGCAGAGAAGACTGTTGTCTATTACGGCACCGGCCGCCGCAAGGAGGCCGTGGCTCGCGTTCGCATCGTTCCCGGTACCGGCAAGTTCACCGTCAACGGCAAAGACGCCCTCACCTACTTTGGTCGTCAGCACCTGGTAGACGTGGCTCTGGCCCCCTTCCGTGTCACCGACACCCAGGGTTCTTTCGACGTCATCGCCAACTGCAACGGCGGCGGCATCTCCGGTCAGTCCGGCGCTGTGCGTCTGGGCGTAGCCCGTGCCCTGCTCGAGGCTGGCGACTATCGCCCCGAGCTCAAGAAGGCCGGTTACCTCACCCGTGACGCCCGTGCCGTCGAGCGCAAGAAGTACGGCCTCAAGAAGGCCCGCAAGCGTCCGCAGTTCTCCAAGCGTTAA
- the glmM gene encoding phosphoglucosamine mutase, with product MKYFGTDGFRGRANEGLNVEQAFKIGRYIGHHYGLEQGRKARIVIGKDTRRSSYMFEAALISGLVASGADVYMLHVIPTPGVCYEVCDGNFDCGIMITASHNPFYDNGIKLVNREGFKMDESVLERVEAYIDGEFEVPLATGNEIGCTVDYMQGRNRYIAHLIASANFSLQGVKVGLDCANGAASSVAKPVFDALGADVRVINNAPDGFNINVDCGSTHIERLQRLVVEQGLDVGFAYDGDADRCLAVDERGHVVDGDLILYVCGKYLNKHGRLAGGTVVPTVMSNFGFLKALDIAQLNYETTAVGDKNVFACMRENGYSLGGEQSGHIIFGDIEKTGDGIMTSLRIMEVIRAERETLSELVRPVKLFPQRLINVTVADKDAALEAASVAEAIAAAEAELQGNGRILVRPSGTEPLIRVMVEAETEPVADRLASEVAEAVSAATA from the coding sequence ATGAAGTACTTTGGCACCGATGGTTTTCGTGGCCGCGCAAACGAAGGCTTAAATGTCGAGCAGGCCTTCAAGATCGGCCGCTACATTGGCCATCACTATGGCCTTGAGCAGGGCCGCAAGGCCCGCATCGTCATTGGCAAAGACACCCGTCGCTCCAGCTATATGTTCGAGGCAGCCTTGATCTCGGGTCTTGTGGCCTCCGGCGCCGATGTCTACATGCTCCACGTCATCCCCACCCCCGGTGTGTGCTACGAGGTCTGCGACGGCAACTTCGACTGTGGCATTATGATCACCGCTAGCCACAATCCCTTCTATGACAACGGCATCAAGCTGGTGAACCGCGAGGGCTTCAAGATGGACGAGTCTGTCTTGGAGCGTGTGGAGGCCTACATCGACGGCGAGTTCGAGGTGCCTTTGGCCACCGGCAATGAGATTGGCTGCACCGTCGACTACATGCAGGGCCGCAACCGCTACATCGCCCACCTCATCGCCAGCGCCAACTTCTCCCTCCAGGGTGTCAAGGTTGGCTTGGACTGCGCCAACGGTGCCGCCTCTTCGGTGGCCAAGCCTGTGTTCGACGCTCTGGGTGCAGACGTCCGCGTCATCAACAACGCCCCCGACGGCTTCAACATCAACGTGGACTGTGGCTCCACTCACATCGAGCGCCTCCAGCGCCTGGTGGTGGAGCAGGGCCTGGACGTAGGCTTTGCCTACGACGGCGACGCCGACCGCTGCTTGGCGGTGGATGAGCGCGGCCACGTGGTGGACGGCGACCTCATCCTCTATGTGTGCGGCAAGTACCTCAACAAGCACGGCCGTCTGGCGGGCGGCACGGTGGTGCCCACCGTCATGAGCAACTTCGGCTTCCTCAAGGCGCTCGACATCGCCCAGCTCAACTACGAGACCACCGCGGTGGGCGACAAGAACGTCTTTGCCTGCATGCGCGAGAACGGCTATTCGCTGGGCGGCGAACAGTCTGGCCACATCATCTTCGGCGACATCGAGAAGACCGGCGACGGCATCATGACCTCTCTGCGCATCATGGAAGTCATCCGCGCCGAGCGCGAGACCCTCTCCGAGCTGGTCCGCCCCGTCAAGCTCTTCCCCCAGCGCCTCATCAATGTCACCGTGGCCGATAAGGACGCGGCCCTGGAGGCTGCCAGCGTCGCTGAGGCCATCGCCGCAGCAGAGGCTGAGCTTCAAGGCAACGGCCGCATTCTGGTACGTCCTTCTGGCACCGAGCCGCTCATCCGCGTCATGGTGGAGGCAGAGACCGAGCCGGTGGCCGATCGTTTGGCCTCTGAGGTGGCAGAGGCCGTGAGCGCCGCCACTGCCTAG